One Xyrauchen texanus isolate HMW12.3.18 chromosome 34, RBS_HiC_50CHRs, whole genome shotgun sequence genomic window carries:
- the LOC127627578 gene encoding enteropeptidase-like, which yields MCGQKVKRSSKLEVKEVEGGETGSEFAGTLVISNGTIFTEELLNKSSVQFKALAYDTEQQINKAYRRSSLQEQFKNCKVNEFREGSVVVHFDLLFSGVVHLNTAQEQLVEGLKQGETGSDDGLVIDTSSVQVTDKENITQIPSTTKPVKCPEGQNACVDGTTCVPETQFCDGIQNCPDGSDETPSICATVCDGQFLLLGPSGSFHSKNFPLDYDSNTACHWIIRVSEGFSIRIAFHSFYTEEDIDVLDLYEGTGPLKKLTYSLSGRSPGNIWLLSHEATVEFYADFINNFQGFNASYRAENISQLSNEDKINCSFEEDFCLWRQDQEDDGDWLRVQGSTLPPDTGPSFDHTMGNQSGYYIVTPRSPGSWDKTLRIYSVPLSPVNESICLRFWYHMFGEEVWRLAVLVEDGSASTVLFWKEGNYGDNWNYGQVTLNYTTDAVVVFEAQKKAGFLNDIALDDISIVPGSCSDGLPDPTLVPPPITLPPIPTDCGGPFDLYESNSTFSSPNYPNGYGNDASCMWTLHAMEGHSIQLHFQDVALEASLDILEVRDGVEPYSELLGVLTGDRSFPDLFSTTSQMTVMLFTDSSRNDKGFLANFSTGLHLGQPDPCPIGQFQCSTGVCVSSASVCDGEENCSDGSDEADCVHIIKHTLTGAERLRLQVQHNLYTVCAQNWTSELSDFFCRYLGYRSGNSSFSNAMDGDAPFTTVALNASGMLDLKPSDKCLGEKITSLHCNNHPCGSRKVPLQNETNGDKEMGQIEGKVVGGQDAQEGAWPWIVSLRWQGRHVCGASLIDREWLVTAAHCVFGKNVYLSNWAAVLGLHTQFGTDASESQVHSVDQIIMKKRYNRRTKESDIALMHLQTPANFTNYIQPICLPASGEQFGVGRECFIAGWGKLSEDGSVANVLQQAVLPLLNNTQCQKWLPEYNITERMVCAGYAEGGVDSCQGDSGGPLMCEVDNHWVLVGVTSFGKGCGQPQQPGVYTRVSEFVDWVVETRRLYSDWKG from the exons ATGTGTGGGCAGAAGGTCAAGCGcagcagcaaactggaag ttaaAGAGGTTGAAGGAGGGGAAACGGGCTCAGAGTTTGCTGGGACACTTGTCATTTCTAATGGAACCATTTTCACAGAGGAACTCCTCAACAAAAGCAGTGTACAGTTTAAAGCACTGGCTTATGACACTGAGCAGCAG ATAAATAAAGCCTACAGGCGCAGTTCCCTTCAGGAGCAATTTAAAAATTGCAAAGTGAATGAATTCAG AGAGGGCAGTGTGGTTGTACACTTTGACCTTCTCTTCAGTGGTGTTGTGCATTTAAACACAGCTCAGGAACAGTTAGTAGAGGGTTTGAAGCAGGGTGAAACTGGATCTGATGATGGACTCGTGATTGACACCAGCAGTGTGCAGGTCACAG ATAAAGAAAATATAACACAGATACCATCTACAACAAAACCAG TGAAGTGTCCAGAGGGACAGAATGCATGTGTTGATGGCACAACATGTGTTCCTGAAACTCAGTTCTGTGATGGAATACAAAACTGTCCTGATGGCTCAGATGAGACTCCGAGTATATGTG CAACAGTGTGTGATGGACAGTTTCTTCTGCTTGGTCCGTCCGGATCCTTCCACTCTAAAAACTTCCCCCTGGATTATGACAGTAACACAGCCTGCCACTGGATCATACG AGTGAGCGAAGGCTTTTCCATAAGAATTGCTTTTCATAGTTTCTATACGGAGGAAGATATTGATGTTCTGGACCTGTATGAGGGCACTGGACCTCTAAAAAAATTAACAT ACTCTCTCTCAGGCAGATCACCTGGAAACATCTGGCTTCTATCTCATGAGGCCACTGTTGAATTTTATGCAGACTTCATCAACAACTTTCAAGGATTCAATGCTAGTTACAGGGCAGAAAATATCAGTCAACTTTCTA ATGAAGACAAGATCAACTGTTCATTTGAAGAGGACTTCTGTCTGTGGAGGCAAGACCAGGAGGATGATGGTGACTGGTTAAGAGTACAAGGCTCTACTCTTCCACCTGACACTGGCCCAAGCTTTGATCACACAATGGGCAACCAATCAG GGTACTACATTGTGACACCTCGGAGCCCTGGAAGTTGGGATAAGACATTACGTATCTACAGTGTCCCTCTGTCTCCTGTAAATGAATCTATCTGTCTACGATTCTG GTATCATATGTTTGGGGAAGAGGTTTGGCGTTTGGCGGTCCTGGTAGAGGATGGATCAGCATCCACTGTCCTCTTCTGGAAAGAAGGGAACTATGGGGACAACTGGAACTATGGCCAAGTCACACTAAACTACACAACAGATGCTGTG GTAGTCTTTGAAGCACAGAAGAAGGCGGGCTTTCTGAATGATATTGCTCTGGATGACATCAGTATAGTTCCTGGCTCTTGTTCGGATGGCCTCCCTGACCCAACACTGGTCCCCCCACCCATCACTCTCCCACCCATTCCAA CTGATTGTGGGGGACCCTTTGACCTTTACGAATCAAATTCAACATTCAGCTCTCCAAATTACCCCAATGGTTATGGGAATGATGCATCGT GTATGTGGACTTTACATGCTATGGAAGGACACAGTATCCAATTGCACTTCCAAGATGTTGCTTTGGAAGCCTCTCTTGACATTTTGGAAGTTCGAGATGGAGTGGAGCCCTATTCAGAGTTGTTAG GTGTCCTAACTGGTGATCGTTCCTTTCCGGACCTTTTCTCCACAACCTCTCAGATGACtgtcatgctcttcactgactcaTCGAGGAATGACAAAGGCTTTCTAGCCAACTTCAGCACAGGTCTTCACCTGGGTCAACCAG ATCCATGTCCAATTGGGCAGTTTCAGTGCAGCACAGGAGTGTGTGTGTCCAGCGCCAGCGTGTGTGACGGGGAAGAAAACTGCTCTGATGGCTCGGATGAAGCTGATTGTG TGCATATAATAAAACATACTCTCACTGGAGCCGAACGACTGAGACTTCAGGTCCAGCATAACCTTTACACGGTGTGTGCACAAAACTGGACATCTGAGCTATCTGACTTCTTTTGCCGCTACTTGGGCTACAG ATCAGGAAATTCCTCATTCTCTAATGCTATGGATGGAGATGCTCCCTTTACTACAGTAGCTCTGAATGCCAGTGGCATGTTGGATTTGAAGCCCAG TGACAAATGTCTCGGTGAGAAGATTACATCACTACACTGTAACAACCATC CATGTGGTTCCCGTAAAGTGCCCTTACAAAATGAGACAAATGGAGACAAAGAGATGGGACAGATAGAAGGCAAGGTGGTGGGAGGACAGGATGCCCAGGAAGGGGCGTGGCCATGGATTGTGTCTCTGCGATGGCAGGGTCGGCACGTCTGCGGGGCCTCGTTGATTGACAGGGAATGGTTGGTTACAGCCGCTCACTGTGTTTTTGG AAAGAATGTGTACCTGTCAAACTGGGCAGCTGTTTTGGGTCTTCACACTCAGTTTGGGACTGACGCCTCTGAGAGTCAAGTCCATTCGGTAGATCAGATTATTATGAAGAAGCGCTATAACAGGAGGACAAAGGAATCTGACATTGCCCTTATGCATTTACAGACACCAGCCAACTTCACAA ATTACATTCAGCCCATTTGCCTACCAGCTTCTGGAGAACAGTTTGGTGTAGGGAGGGAGTGCTTTATTGCTGGTTGGGGAAAACTGTCTGAAGATG GCTCAGTAGCTAATGTGTTACAGCAGGCTGTTTTGCCCCTTTTAAACAACACACAGTGTCAAAAATGGCTGCCTGAATACAACATTACAGAGCGGATGGTGTGTGCCGGATATGCTGAAGGTGGAGTGGACTCCTGTCAG GGGGATTCTGGAGGTCCACTGATGTGTGAAGTGGACAATCACTGGGTTCTTGTGGGAGTGACATCTTTTGGGAAAGGCTGTGGACAACCTCAGCAGCCTGGAGTGTATACTCGTGTCAGTGAGTTTGTTGACTGGGTGGTAGAAACACGACGTCTCTACTCGGACTGGAAGGGATAA